In one window of Deinococcus aquiradiocola DNA:
- a CDS encoding ExbD/TolR family protein: MRRRFREETHVTFDFAPMVDVVLLLLIFFLLTSNLAARQNALPLDLPRASTTVKETPDLPLVSVTRDGKVYLNGTATTLSRLGEQLKPLIRTSGGLVGLRADESGNYGSVVQVMDVIKRAGGERLALGTRTR, encoded by the coding sequence GTGAGACGCCGCTTCCGGGAGGAGACGCACGTCACCTTCGATTTCGCGCCGATGGTGGACGTGGTGCTGCTCCTGCTGATCTTCTTCCTGCTGACCAGCAACCTCGCCGCGCGGCAGAACGCGCTCCCGCTGGACCTGCCGCGCGCCAGCACCACCGTCAAGGAAACGCCGGACCTGCCGCTCGTGAGCGTCACGCGGGACGGCAAGGTGTACCTGAACGGCACGGCCACGACCCTCTCGCGGCTGGGCGAGCAGCTGAAACCGCTGATCAGAACGTCCGGCGGTCTGGTGGGCCTGCGGGCCGACGAGAGCGGCAATTACGGGTCGGTGGTGCAGGTGATGGACGTCATCAAGCGCGCGGGAGGGGAGCGGCTTGCGCTCGGCACTCGCACCCGCTAG
- a CDS encoding MotA/TolQ/ExbB proton channel family protein produces MNLLQLLASAGPLLWVLLLLSLYVVYLTLLRVQVLGRLGVNVDALIERLRATTAESGPQAALAELDRTPTAAPAANVMRAGLARADRGQDAAIGAMNAAVLAEDARLYAGIQALGTAAQIGPLLGLLGTVIGMVRSFLVFSQTSAPTTAQLATGISEALVNTGAGLIVAIVAYVARGALKARADRVAVSMERVREELPGWLARPAARTPEPRGLDFEFAPGAAQVGARR; encoded by the coding sequence CTGAATCTGCTCCAACTGCTGGCGTCCGCTGGCCCGCTGCTGTGGGTGCTGCTGCTGCTGTCCCTGTACGTGGTGTACCTGACGCTGCTGCGCGTGCAGGTCCTCGGGCGCCTCGGCGTGAACGTGGACGCCCTCATCGAACGCCTGCGTGCCACCACCGCCGAGAGCGGCCCACAGGCGGCCCTGGCGGAACTGGACCGCACGCCCACCGCCGCGCCCGCCGCGAACGTCATGCGCGCCGGTCTGGCCCGCGCCGACCGGGGCCAGGACGCCGCCATCGGCGCCATGAACGCCGCCGTGCTCGCCGAGGACGCGCGCCTGTACGCGGGCATCCAGGCGCTCGGCACCGCCGCGCAGATCGGGCCGCTGCTGGGCCTGCTCGGCACCGTGATCGGCATGGTGCGCTCCTTCCTGGTGTTCAGTCAGACGAGCGCGCCCACCACCGCGCAGCTCGCGACGGGCATCAGCGAGGCGCTCGTGAACACCGGCGCGGGCCTGATCGTGGCCATCGTCGCGTACGTGGCGCGCGGCGCCCTCAAGGCCCGCGCGGACCGCGTGGCCGTCAGCATGGAGCGCGTCCGTGAGGAACTGCCCGGCTGGCTCGCCCGCCCGGCCGCCCGCACCCCGGAACCCCGCGGCCTGGACTTCGAGTTCGCGCCCGGCGCGGCACAGGTCGGAGCGCGCCGGTGA
- the sufB gene encoding Fe-S cluster assembly protein SufB has protein sequence MTVNPEASNINTEYEYGWSNPERYAIKAPKGLSREVVEMISKAKDEPQWMLDFRLKALDIFYSKPIPEWGADLSGLNLDEIYYYIKPEGHNARSWDDVPDDVKQTFERLGIPEAERAALAGVGAQYESEMVYHNLKDEWEKLGVVFLSIEDGLREYPDLFREHFATIIPPEDNKFAAVNSAVWSGGSFVYVPKGVKVDIPLQTYFRINAESSGQFERTLIIIDEGAQAHYIEGCTAPAYNSDSFHSGVIEIVVKEGARFRYSTIQNWSHNVYNLVTQRAAVYKNGVMEWVDGNLGSKVTMKYPACYLLEEGARGEVLSIAMAGRGQHQDAGAKIVHFAPHTSGSIVSKSISKDSGRSSYRGLVKIYEGATGAKTNVECDALLLDEEARTDTYPYIEIEEKTARVGHEATVSKINDEQILYLQSRGLSEDQAAGLIVRGFIEPIAKELPLEYAVELNRLIELEMEGSVG, from the coding sequence ATGACCGTTAATCCCGAAGCGTCCAACATCAACACCGAGTACGAGTACGGCTGGAGCAACCCCGAACGCTACGCCATCAAGGCCCCCAAGGGCCTGAGCCGCGAAGTGGTCGAGATGATCAGCAAGGCCAAGGACGAGCCGCAGTGGATGCTCGACTTCCGCCTCAAGGCGCTCGACATCTTCTACAGCAAACCCATCCCCGAATGGGGCGCGGACCTGTCCGGCCTGAACCTCGACGAGATCTACTACTACATCAAACCCGAAGGCCACAACGCCCGCAGCTGGGACGACGTGCCCGACGACGTCAAACAGACCTTCGAACGCCTCGGCATCCCCGAAGCGGAACGCGCCGCGCTCGCCGGTGTCGGCGCGCAGTACGAGTCCGAGATGGTCTACCACAACCTCAAGGACGAGTGGGAGAAGCTCGGCGTGGTGTTCCTCAGCATCGAGGACGGCCTGAGGGAATACCCCGACCTGTTCCGCGAGCACTTCGCCACCATCATCCCTCCCGAAGACAACAAGTTCGCGGCCGTGAACAGCGCCGTGTGGTCCGGCGGGTCCTTCGTGTACGTCCCCAAGGGCGTCAAGGTGGACATCCCCCTCCAGACGTACTTCCGCATCAACGCCGAGAGCAGCGGCCAGTTCGAACGCACCCTCATCATCATCGACGAGGGCGCCCAGGCGCACTACATCGAAGGCTGCACCGCGCCCGCCTACAACAGCGACAGCTTCCACAGCGGCGTCATCGAGATCGTCGTCAAGGAAGGCGCCCGCTTCCGGTACAGCACCATCCAGAACTGGAGCCACAACGTCTACAACCTCGTCACGCAGCGCGCCGCCGTGTACAAGAACGGCGTCATGGAATGGGTGGACGGCAACCTCGGCAGCAAGGTCACCATGAAGTACCCCGCCTGCTACCTCCTCGAAGAAGGCGCGCGCGGCGAAGTGCTCAGCATCGCCATGGCCGGACGCGGCCAGCACCAGGACGCCGGCGCCAAGATCGTGCACTTCGCGCCGCACACCTCGGGCAGCATCGTCAGCAAGAGCATCAGCAAGGACAGCGGGCGCAGCAGCTACCGCGGCCTCGTCAAGATCTACGAGGGGGCCACCGGCGCCAAAACCAACGTCGAATGCGACGCGCTCCTCCTCGACGAGGAAGCCCGCACCGACACCTACCCCTACATCGAGATCGAAGAGAAGACTGCCCGCGTCGGCCACGAGGCCACGGTCAGCAAGATCAACGACGAGCAGATCCTGTACCTGCAGAGCCGCGGCCTGAGCGAAGACCAGGCGGCCGGACTCATCGTGCGCGGCTTCATCGAACCCATCGCCAAGGAACTCCCCCTGGAGTACGCCGTCGAACTGAACCGCCTCATCGAACTGGAGATGGAAGGCAGCGTCGGCTGA
- the sufC gene encoding Fe-S cluster assembly ATPase SufC — MSEHQIEIRNLHASVGDLPILKGINLTIPRGELHAVMGPNGNGKSTLAKVIVGDPEYTVTEGEILVDGQNILEMEPDERARLGVFLAFQYPVEIPGVTIANFLRLAMQARKAEGEEVSFTEFYGKLQAALKVLEWDESIVERYLNEGFSGGEKKRNEILQMLMLDPSYIIMDETDSGLDVDALRIVARGVNSLRGPKLGGLIITHYQRLLDYIVPDKVHIIVQGKVVQTGGPELAKKLDTEGYDWVKELATA; from the coding sequence ATGAGCGAACACCAGATCGAGATCCGCAACCTCCACGCCAGCGTCGGCGACCTGCCCATCCTCAAGGGCATCAACCTCACCATCCCGCGCGGCGAACTGCACGCCGTCATGGGACCCAACGGCAACGGCAAGAGCACCCTCGCCAAGGTCATCGTCGGCGACCCCGAATACACCGTCACCGAAGGCGAGATCCTCGTGGACGGACAGAACATCCTCGAGATGGAACCCGACGAACGCGCCCGCCTCGGCGTCTTCCTCGCCTTCCAGTACCCCGTCGAGATTCCCGGCGTCACCATCGCCAACTTCCTGCGCCTCGCCATGCAGGCCCGCAAGGCCGAAGGCGAAGAGGTGTCCTTCACCGAGTTCTACGGCAAACTCCAGGCGGCCCTCAAGGTCCTCGAATGGGACGAGAGCATCGTGGAACGCTACCTCAACGAGGGCTTCAGCGGCGGCGAGAAGAAACGCAACGAGATCCTCCAGATGCTGATGCTCGACCCCAGCTACATCATCATGGACGAAACCGACAGCGGCCTCGACGTGGACGCCCTGCGCATCGTCGCGCGCGGCGTGAACAGCCTGCGCGGCCCCAAACTCGGCGGCCTGATCATCACGCACTACCAGCGCCTCCTCGACTACATCGTGCCGGACAAGGTCCACATCATCGTGCAGGGCAAAGTCGTCCAGACGGGCGGCCCCGAACTCGCCAAGAAACTCGACACCGAAGGCTACGACTGGGTCAAGGAACTGGCGACCGCCTGA
- a CDS encoding VOC family protein — MKLNHINLGVTDVPAAVDIFERFFGLRQAEGMPRDDAMTFLRDDDDALISVFRAKDVTYPKVFHIGFLQDSPEQVRAIHAQLTSGGFQIPAPTENHGRLTFYFNTPVGFVIEVESFIG; from the coding sequence TTGAAACTCAATCACATCAACTTAGGCGTGACGGACGTGCCTGCCGCCGTGGACATCTTCGAGCGGTTTTTCGGGTTGCGTCAGGCGGAGGGCATGCCCCGCGACGACGCCATGACCTTCCTGCGTGACGACGACGACGCCCTGATCTCGGTGTTCAGGGCGAAGGACGTGACGTACCCGAAGGTCTTTCATATCGGCTTTCTGCAGGATTCGCCGGAGCAGGTGCGGGCCATTCACGCGCAGCTCACGTCAGGCGGCTTCCAGATTCCCGCTCCGACCGAGAACCACGGTCGCCTGACGTTCTACTTCAACACCCCGGTCGGCTTCGTCATCGAGGTCGAATCGTTCATCGGCTGA